The Nocardioides humi genome includes a region encoding these proteins:
- a CDS encoding ArsC/Spx/MgsR family protein — MIEIWLNPACSKCRTAESELRAAGVDYTVRRYLDEPPTVAELEDVLARLALQPWDIARTADARKLGVSLPARDAAHRAQWLDLLATYPRLLQRPILTAADGTTVVGRDPDSLSRVIAAG; from the coding sequence GTGATCGAGATCTGGCTGAACCCCGCCTGCTCCAAGTGCCGCACCGCCGAGAGCGAGCTGAGGGCCGCCGGCGTCGACTACACCGTACGCCGCTACCTCGACGAGCCGCCGACCGTGGCCGAGCTCGAGGACGTGCTGGCCCGGCTCGCCCTGCAGCCGTGGGACATCGCCCGCACCGCCGACGCCCGCAAGCTGGGCGTCTCCCTGCCCGCCCGCGACGCCGCCCATCGCGCGCAGTGGCTGGACCTGCTGGCGACGTACCCGAGACTCCTGCAGCGCCCGATCCTCACGGCTGCCGACGGCACCACCGTCGTCGGCCGCGACCCGGACTCGCTGTCCCGGGTGATCGCCGCCGGCTGA
- the nucS gene encoding endonuclease NucS, which produces MRLVVARCQVDYAGRLTAHLPMATRVLMIKADGSVLVHSDGGSYKPLNWMSPPCTVREEVVDDDGVEQVVWTVTAKAPKGQTPDTLRILIEELLHDSSHDLGIDPGLQKDGVEKHLQELLAEHPATLHPGLSLVRREFPTPIGPVDLMCRDGDGLSVAVEIKRRGEIDGVEQLTRYLELLNRDPLLTGKGAVRGIFAAQQIKPQARVLAEDRGITCAVVDYDALRGLDNAEDRLF; this is translated from the coding sequence GTGAGACTCGTCGTGGCGCGCTGCCAGGTGGACTATGCAGGCCGATTGACCGCACACCTCCCGATGGCGACCCGGGTGCTCATGATCAAGGCGGACGGCTCGGTGCTCGTGCACTCCGACGGCGGCTCCTACAAGCCGCTCAACTGGATGTCGCCGCCGTGCACCGTGCGGGAGGAGGTCGTCGACGACGACGGCGTCGAGCAGGTGGTGTGGACGGTCACCGCGAAGGCCCCGAAGGGCCAGACGCCCGACACGCTGCGGATCCTCATCGAGGAGCTGCTCCACGACTCGTCCCACGACCTGGGCATCGACCCGGGCCTGCAGAAGGACGGCGTCGAGAAGCACCTCCAGGAGCTGCTCGCCGAGCACCCGGCCACCCTGCACCCCGGGCTGAGCCTCGTCCGTCGGGAGTTCCCCACCCCGATCGGCCCGGTCGACCTGATGTGCCGCGACGGCGACGGCCTGTCGGTCGCCGTCGAGATCAAGCGCCGCGGCGAGATCGACGGCGTCGAGCAGCTCACCCGCTATCTCGAGCTGCTCAACCGCGACCCCCTGCTCACCGGCAAGGGCGCCGTGCGCGGGATCTTCGCCGCCCAGCAGATCAAGCCGCAGGCCCGCGTGCTCGCCGAGGACCGCGGGATCACCTGCGCCGTCGTCGACTACGACGCCCTGCGCGGCCTCGACAACGCCGAAGACCGGCTGTTCTGA
- a CDS encoding CGNR zinc finger domain-containing protein, translating to MVFAHDTSLSLQAAVALANGSLDPVTIGTPDELDAFFADFGYTGRHDGDQAEVDAVLAIAPQLRELLTADRDDAVEIVNAMLRDASALPQLRRHDGYDWHLHAIDPDRPFAERIVVETAMAMIDVIRADEMSRLAVCADESCEGIVLDLSRNRSKRFCSVTCGNRNAVAAYRARQAESD from the coding sequence TGACACGTCGCTGTCCCTCCAGGCTGCGGTCGCCCTGGCCAACGGCAGCCTCGACCCGGTGACGATCGGGACGCCCGACGAGCTCGACGCGTTCTTCGCCGACTTCGGCTACACCGGCCGCCACGACGGCGACCAGGCCGAGGTGGACGCCGTCCTCGCGATCGCGCCGCAGCTGCGGGAGCTGCTGACCGCCGACCGCGACGACGCCGTCGAGATCGTCAACGCCATGCTGCGCGACGCCTCCGCGCTCCCCCAGCTGCGCCGCCACGACGGCTACGACTGGCACCTGCACGCGATCGATCCCGACCGCCCGTTCGCCGAGCGGATCGTCGTGGAGACGGCGATGGCGATGATCGACGTGATCCGCGCCGACGAGATGTCCCGGCTGGCGGTCTGCGCCGACGAGTCCTGCGAGGGCATCGTCCTCGACCTGTCGCGCAACCGGTCCAAGCGGTTCTGCTCGGTCACCTGCGGCAACCGGAACGCCGTCGCCGCCTACCGCGCCCGGCAGGCCGAGAGCGACTGA
- a CDS encoding MerR family transcriptional regulator: MSATDVRDATLSIAEVARRAGVTTNAVRYYERYGVVQGQRTSGNIRRFTIDAVCRIKLARAAQRVGLTLRESAEILADIPPLCPDLDKWMGAGRQLVSAGQERIAELEAAVDEFRAGDFLRS, translated from the coding sequence ATGAGCGCGACCGACGTCCGGGACGCGACGCTGTCGATCGCCGAGGTCGCGCGCCGGGCCGGGGTGACGACGAACGCGGTGCGCTACTACGAGCGGTACGGCGTCGTCCAGGGCCAGCGCACCAGCGGCAACATCCGTCGCTTCACCATCGACGCCGTGTGCCGGATCAAGCTGGCCAGGGCCGCCCAGCGGGTGGGCCTGACCCTGCGTGAGAGCGCGGAGATCCTCGCCGACATCCCGCCGCTGTGCCCGGACCTGGACAAGTGGATGGGGGCCGGCCGGCAGCTGGTGTCCGCCGGCCAGGAGCGGATCGCCGAGCTGGAGGCGGCCGTGGACGAGTTCCGGGCCGGCGACTTCCTGCGCTCCTGA
- a CDS encoding DUF167 domain-containing protein — translation MEIEPDQPWWRPERGSTTAWLLAVRVQPGASRTGAAGATGVDGTELKVRLASPPVDGRANDELVRWLAKQLGVPRSAVTLVRGRTSRSKVVRVVVSQPRD, via the coding sequence GTGGAGATCGAGCCCGACCAGCCGTGGTGGCGTCCCGAGCGGGGGAGTACGACGGCCTGGCTCCTCGCGGTGAGGGTGCAGCCCGGCGCGTCCCGCACGGGCGCGGCCGGCGCCACGGGCGTCGACGGCACCGAGCTGAAGGTCCGGCTCGCGTCGCCGCCCGTGGACGGTCGGGCCAACGACGAGCTGGTGCGGTGGCTGGCCAAGCAGCTCGGCGTACCGCGGTCGGCGGTGACGCTGGTCCGTGGTCGGACCTCCCGCTCGAAGGTGGTGCGGGTCGTCGTATCGCAGCCGCGGGACTGA
- a CDS encoding NADPH-dependent FMN reductase: MTTDTSPVLRIALIVGSVRSPRMADPLTAWLRAELAGLAWLELDVIDLATVRLPLEQLGPGGGPDSPIADRLAEADGFLVLTPEYNHSFPAALKNAIDWHFAEWARKPVAFVGYGAGSGGIRAVEQLRAVFPEVRATTIREAVLLPMPWERLGAGGGFEPAAGTRDALLAMMDELRWWAESLRAGRARDAMGVG, from the coding sequence ATGACCACCGACACGTCCCCCGTCCTCCGCATCGCCCTGATCGTCGGCAGCGTCCGGAGCCCGCGGATGGCCGATCCGCTGACCGCCTGGCTGCGCGCCGAGCTGGCCGGGCTCGCCTGGCTGGAGCTGGACGTGATCGACCTCGCCACGGTCCGGCTGCCGCTGGAGCAGCTCGGTCCCGGCGGCGGCCCGGACTCGCCGATCGCGGACCGGCTGGCCGAGGCGGACGGCTTCCTCGTACTCACGCCGGAGTACAACCACAGCTTCCCGGCGGCGCTGAAGAACGCGATCGACTGGCACTTCGCCGAGTGGGCCCGCAAGCCCGTCGCCTTCGTGGGCTACGGCGCCGGCTCGGGCGGGATCCGGGCCGTCGAGCAGCTCCGGGCGGTCTTCCCCGAGGTGCGGGCGACCACGATCCGCGAGGCCGTGCTCCTCCCGATGCCCTGGGAGCGGCTCGGGGCCGGAGGCGGGTTCGAGCCCGCGGCCGGCACCCGTGACGCGCTCCTGGCCATGATGGACGAGCTGCGCTGGTGGGCGGAGTCGCTGCGCGCCGGCCGGGCCCGAGACGCGATGGGCGTCGGATGA
- a CDS encoding alpha/beta fold hydrolase encodes MTLHHTALGTTGSRVVFLHGLFGQGKNWTTIAKQLAESHRVLLVDLPHHGRSPWPARFDLVEAAADVLAALPDDEPVTLVGHSLGGKVAMVLTLLHPERVERLCVADISPVSYPGSREFPGYIAAMRDLDLAGVVHRSDADRLLEPAVPDTTVRSFLLQNLRRDPAAASGWSWQVNLDVLDRDLPVISGWPEERLADVPPYDGPVLWLAGARSPYVLPEYDAAMDRWFPRNRKVTLKDTGHWLHSERPELFLEVLRRFLGD; translated from the coding sequence GTGACGCTTCACCACACGGCTCTCGGGACCACCGGGAGCCGTGTGGTCTTCCTGCACGGCCTGTTCGGCCAGGGCAAGAACTGGACCACGATCGCCAAGCAGCTCGCCGAGAGCCACCGGGTGCTGCTGGTCGACCTGCCCCACCACGGCCGCTCGCCGTGGCCGGCCCGCTTCGACCTCGTCGAAGCCGCCGCCGACGTGCTCGCCGCCCTGCCCGACGACGAGCCGGTCACCCTGGTCGGCCACTCGCTCGGCGGCAAGGTGGCGATGGTGCTGACGCTGCTGCACCCCGAGCGGGTGGAGCGGCTGTGCGTGGCCGACATCTCGCCGGTGAGCTATCCGGGGAGCAGGGAGTTCCCCGGCTACATCGCGGCGATGCGCGACCTCGACCTGGCCGGCGTCGTGCACCGCTCCGACGCCGACCGGCTGCTCGAGCCGGCGGTGCCCGACACGACGGTGCGCTCGTTCCTGCTGCAGAACCTGCGCCGCGACCCCGCCGCCGCCTCCGGGTGGAGCTGGCAGGTCAACCTCGACGTGCTCGACCGCGACCTCCCGGTCATCAGCGGGTGGCCCGAGGAGCGGCTGGCCGACGTGCCGCCGTACGACGGCCCGGTGCTGTGGCTCGCCGGCGCGCGCTCGCCGTACGTGCTGCCGGAGTACGACGCCGCGATGGACCGCTGGTTCCCGCGCAACCGCAAGGTGACCCTCAAGGACACCGGGCACTGGCTGCACTCCGAGCGCCCCGAGCTCTTCCTCGAGGTGCTGCGCCGCTTCCTCGGCGACTGA
- a CDS encoding DUF952 domain-containing protein yields the protein MTPIFHIALLRDWEEARAAGRYAVSTRDRSLADVGFIHASRADQWTGVRDLFYADVTEPMVLLQIDPALLDVPVVEEPPEPGSAVTFPHIYGPLPVSAVVKVIPLPPARADTAAAGPPAQVAGRQERPRESFSRAYFREMFFNVALLCVVIAVGLIGAVAGHAVSEDGGTGIGGLAGVAVGVVVAVVLFRRRHAPG from the coding sequence ATGACGCCGATCTTCCACATCGCGCTGCTCCGGGACTGGGAGGAGGCCCGGGCGGCCGGGAGGTACGCCGTCTCCACCCGCGACCGGAGCCTCGCCGACGTGGGCTTCATCCACGCCAGCCGGGCCGACCAGTGGACCGGAGTGCGCGACCTGTTCTACGCCGACGTCACCGAGCCGATGGTGCTGCTGCAGATCGACCCGGCGCTGCTCGACGTACCGGTGGTCGAGGAGCCGCCGGAGCCCGGCAGCGCGGTCACCTTCCCGCACATCTACGGGCCGCTGCCCGTGAGCGCGGTCGTCAAGGTGATCCCGCTCCCCCCGGCCCGGGCCGACACGGCCGCCGCAGGCCCGCCGGCACAGGTCGCCGGGCGGCAGGAGCGGCCGCGGGAGAGCTTCTCGCGCGCCTACTTCCGCGAGATGTTCTTCAACGTCGCCCTGCTGTGCGTCGTCATCGCCGTCGGGCTGATCGGCGCGGTCGCCGGCCACGCCGTCTCCGAGGACGGCGGGACCGGGATCGGCGGACTGGCCGGCGTGGCCGTCGGCGTCGTGGTGGCGGTGGTGCTGTTCCGCCGCCGTCACGCCCCGGGCTGA
- a CDS encoding cob(I)yrinic acid a,c-diamide adenosyltransferase yields MVNLTRIYTRTGDAGETRLGDMSVTTKTDLRLQAYADVDEANAHIGVAVATGGLEDDVVQVLVHVQNDLFDVGADLCTPVVPDPEYPPLRIEQDYVDRLERWCDEYNDPLPKLRSFILNGGTPGGAHLHVARTVVRRAERAAWAAHEVHGEVMNKLAITYLNRLSDLVFILARHANREQGDVLWVPGGERGQ; encoded by the coding sequence ATGGTCAACCTCACCCGCATCTACACGCGCACCGGCGACGCCGGTGAGACCCGGCTGGGCGACATGAGCGTGACGACCAAGACCGACCTGCGGCTGCAGGCCTACGCCGACGTCGACGAGGCCAACGCCCACATCGGGGTCGCGGTCGCGACGGGCGGGCTGGAGGACGACGTGGTCCAGGTCCTGGTCCACGTGCAGAACGACCTCTTCGACGTCGGCGCCGACCTGTGCACGCCGGTCGTCCCCGACCCGGAGTACCCACCGCTGCGCATCGAGCAGGACTACGTCGACCGCCTCGAGCGCTGGTGCGACGAGTACAACGACCCGCTGCCGAAGCTCCGCTCGTTCATCCTCAACGGCGGCACGCCCGGCGGCGCCCACCTCCACGTCGCGCGCACCGTCGTACGCCGGGCCGAGCGGGCCGCCTGGGCGGCGCACGAGGTGCACGGCGAGGTGATGAACAAGCTGGCGATCACCTACCTCAACCGGCTCTCGGACCTGGTGTTCATCCTCGCGCGGCACGCCAACCGCGAGCAGGGCGACGTGCTCTGGGTGCCGGGCGGCGAGCGAGGGCAGTGA
- a CDS encoding STAS domain-containing protein gives MAARQSTSIGVEMVLGEPVLILAGDLDVRSTGELRAAVHDHIRSCGTDLISPVVLDISAVRSVDATALKVIAAASRQAQRYGVRVVLRGAQPAVRRMLHLTHLIRLIELEREPIPA, from the coding sequence ATGGCAGCACGACAGTCGACCAGCATCGGCGTCGAGATGGTTCTCGGCGAGCCCGTCCTGATCCTGGCCGGCGACCTCGACGTCCGCAGCACCGGTGAGCTGCGCGCGGCGGTCCACGACCACATCCGCAGCTGCGGCACCGACCTGATCAGCCCCGTCGTCCTCGACATCAGCGCGGTGCGCTCCGTCGACGCGACCGCGCTCAAGGTGATCGCCGCCGCGAGCCGCCAGGCCCAGCGCTACGGCGTGCGGGTCGTGCTGCGCGGCGCCCAGCCGGCCGTGCGCCGCATGCTCCACCTCACCCACCTGATCCGGCTGATCGAGCTCGAGCGGGAGCCGATCCCCGCCTGA
- a CDS encoding protein meaA encodes MSTTTDAAGTAGKASHPKDRPWVMRTYAGHSTAEASNALYRTNLAKGQTGLSVAFDLVTQTGYDPDSPMARGEVGKVGVPIPHLGEMRKLFDQIPLIEMNTSMTINAVAMWMLAMYQVVAEEQNPEMEPAEVAKLLSGTTQNDIIKEYLSRGTYVFPPEASLRLIADMIAYTVNYIPKWNPINICSYHLQEAGATPTQELAYALCTSIAVLDQVKNSGQVSDEDFEKVVGRISFFVNAGVRFIEETCKMRAFTELWDEIAQERYGVQDAKMRRFRYGVQVNSLGLTEAQPENNVQRIVLEMLGVTLSKNARARAVQLPAWNEALGLPRPWDQQWSLRLQQVLAFESDLLEYDDIFDGSHVIEAKVAELKEGARAEMDRVQAMGGAMGAVDYMKSELVSSHARRRARIEAGDEIIVGVNKYETTEPSPLTANLDEAIMTADPKAEEAARGSVEAWKAQRDETEVAEALARVTEDAKSGANLMQATLAAARAGATTGEWAATLREVFGEFRAPTGVSGAVGVAAAGAELSAVREAVRTTGEELGGRLRLLVGKPGLDGHSNGAEQVAVRARDAGFEVIYQGIRLTPEQIVAAAVAEDVHCVGLSILSGSHMELVPAVIEGLEAAGMGDVPVIVGGIIPDSDGKALLESGVAAVYTPKDFGLTEIMGGIVEVIRKANGLS; translated from the coding sequence ATGAGCACCACGACCGACGCAGCCGGCACCGCCGGGAAGGCATCGCATCCCAAGGACCGCCCCTGGGTGATGCGGACCTACGCCGGCCACTCCACCGCGGAGGCGTCCAACGCGCTCTACCGCACCAACCTGGCCAAGGGCCAGACCGGCCTGTCGGTCGCGTTCGACCTGGTGACGCAGACGGGCTACGACCCGGACAGCCCGATGGCCCGCGGCGAGGTCGGCAAGGTCGGCGTGCCGATCCCGCATCTCGGCGAGATGCGCAAGCTCTTCGACCAGATCCCCCTCATCGAGATGAACACCTCGATGACGATCAACGCGGTCGCGATGTGGATGCTCGCGATGTACCAGGTCGTCGCCGAGGAGCAGAACCCGGAGATGGAGCCGGCCGAGGTCGCGAAGCTCCTGTCGGGCACGACCCAGAACGACATCATCAAGGAGTACCTCTCGCGGGGGACCTATGTGTTCCCGCCCGAGGCCTCGCTGCGGCTGATCGCCGACATGATCGCCTACACCGTCAACTACATCCCGAAGTGGAACCCGATCAACATCTGCAGCTACCACCTGCAGGAGGCCGGTGCCACGCCGACCCAGGAGCTGGCCTACGCGCTGTGCACCTCGATCGCGGTCCTCGATCAGGTCAAGAACTCCGGGCAGGTCAGCGACGAGGACTTCGAGAAGGTCGTCGGCCGGATCTCGTTCTTCGTCAACGCCGGGGTCCGGTTCATCGAGGAGACGTGCAAGATGCGCGCCTTCACCGAGCTGTGGGACGAGATCGCCCAGGAGCGGTACGGCGTCCAGGACGCCAAGATGCGCCGCTTCCGCTACGGCGTCCAGGTCAACAGCCTCGGCCTCACCGAGGCGCAGCCCGAGAACAACGTCCAGCGGATCGTGCTGGAGATGCTCGGCGTGACGCTCTCCAAGAACGCCCGCGCCCGCGCGGTCCAGCTCCCGGCCTGGAACGAGGCCCTCGGCCTGCCGCGCCCGTGGGACCAGCAGTGGTCGCTGCGCCTGCAGCAGGTCCTCGCGTTCGAGTCCGACCTGCTCGAGTACGACGACATCTTCGACGGCTCGCACGTCATCGAGGCGAAGGTCGCCGAGCTCAAGGAGGGCGCCCGCGCGGAGATGGACCGGGTCCAGGCGATGGGCGGCGCGATGGGCGCGGTCGACTACATGAAGTCCGAGCTGGTCTCCTCCCACGCCCGGCGCCGTGCCCGGATCGAGGCCGGTGACGAGATCATCGTCGGCGTCAACAAGTACGAGACCACCGAGCCCTCGCCGCTGACCGCGAACCTCGACGAGGCGATCATGACCGCCGACCCGAAGGCCGAGGAGGCCGCCCGGGGGTCGGTCGAGGCGTGGAAGGCGCAGCGCGACGAGACCGAGGTCGCCGAGGCGCTCGCCCGGGTCACCGAGGACGCCAAGAGCGGCGCCAACCTGATGCAGGCCACCCTCGCCGCGGCCCGTGCCGGTGCGACCACCGGCGAGTGGGCCGCGACCCTGCGCGAGGTGTTCGGCGAGTTCCGGGCGCCCACCGGCGTGTCCGGCGCCGTCGGCGTCGCCGCCGCCGGCGCCGAGCTGAGCGCGGTCCGCGAGGCGGTGCGGACGACGGGCGAGGAGCTCGGCGGCCGGCTGCGGCTGCTCGTGGGCAAGCCGGGGCTCGACGGGCACTCCAACGGCGCCGAGCAGGTCGCCGTCCGCGCCCGGGACGCGGGCTTCGAGGTGATCTACCAGGGCATCCGGCTCACCCCGGAGCAGATCGTCGCGGCCGCCGTCGCCGAGGACGTCCACTGCGTCGGCCTGTCGATCCTGTCCGGCTCCCACATGGAGCTGGTCCCCGCCGTGATCGAGGGCCTCGAGGCCGCCGGCATGGGCGACGTCCCTGTCATCGTCGGCGGCATCATCCCCGACTCCGACGGCAAGGCGCTGCTGGAGAGCGGCGTCGCCGCCGTCTACACGCCGAAGGACTTCGGTCTGACCGAGATCATGGGCGGCATCGTCGAGGTGATCCGGAAGGCCAACGGCCTGTCCTGA
- a CDS encoding ferritin, with protein sequence MAAPRFTDQLNVQIGNEFAAHNQYLACAVHYDALTMPQLASFFYGQALEERQHAMMMVQYLLDTDAAVEIPGVEAPVASFEDVVAPVALALEQEKRVTEQINDLLRIAREEHDFASEQFMQWFIKEQVEEVATMNDLLAVVTRSKDDINAIEDWVAREQGAGDADPTAPPAAGA encoded by the coding sequence ATGGCTGCCCCGCGCTTCACCGACCAGCTCAACGTCCAGATCGGCAACGAGTTCGCCGCGCACAACCAGTACCTCGCGTGCGCCGTCCACTACGACGCGCTGACCATGCCGCAGCTCGCGTCGTTCTTCTACGGCCAGGCGCTCGAGGAGCGGCAGCACGCCATGATGATGGTGCAGTACCTCCTCGACACCGACGCCGCCGTCGAGATCCCCGGCGTCGAGGCTCCCGTCGCGAGCTTCGAGGACGTCGTCGCCCCGGTCGCGCTGGCGCTGGAGCAGGAGAAGCGGGTCACCGAGCAGATCAACGACCTGCTGCGGATCGCCCGCGAGGAGCACGACTTCGCCTCCGAGCAGTTCATGCAGTGGTTCATCAAGGAGCAGGTCGAGGAGGTCGCGACCATGAACGACCTGCTCGCCGTCGTCACCCGCAGCAAGGACGACATCAACGCCATCGAGGACTGGGTCGCCCGCGAGCAGGGCGCTGGCGACGCCGACCCGACCGCGCCGCCGGCCGCCGGGGCCTGA
- a CDS encoding 3-hydroxyacyl-CoA dehydrogenase NAD-binding domain-containing protein, whose translation MTSSEQIFTTLVLPYLNHAVRTYESGYASVSDIDAAMRFGCGYPKGPLTVVDEIGVAQVRDLLGARYAETGDHLHEPAGLLEKLAAEGRTFADEAAAAGEGAAPQLKHEINRVGVVGTGTMASGIVQVFAQAGYDVVFVGRSQDKLDGVIGYITKNLDRAIAKGKGTEGDKDALLGRLTGATEREALGDVDIVVEAIAEDLDIKLELFRDLDRIAKPGAILATTTSSLPITKLGEATGRPQDVIGMHFFNPAPVMKLVEIITTPATSADVDETVRALTANVGKVGVSAGDRSGFIVNLLLFPYLNDAIKLAEGGEELATVDAAIKETAGFPMGPFELLDVVGNDVSLAIQRELYGEFGEPGFEPAATLVAKVEAGELGRKTGKGFHTY comes from the coding sequence ATGACTTCGAGCGAGCAGATCTTCACCACGCTGGTGCTCCCGTACCTGAACCACGCGGTGCGCACCTACGAGTCGGGCTACGCCTCGGTGAGCGACATCGACGCGGCCATGCGCTTCGGCTGCGGCTACCCGAAGGGCCCGCTGACGGTCGTGGACGAGATCGGCGTCGCGCAGGTCCGCGACCTGCTGGGCGCCCGGTACGCCGAGACCGGCGACCACCTGCACGAGCCCGCCGGCCTGCTCGAGAAGCTCGCCGCCGAGGGCCGCACTTTCGCCGACGAGGCCGCCGCCGCGGGCGAGGGCGCCGCGCCGCAGCTCAAGCACGAGATCAACCGGGTCGGCGTCGTCGGCACCGGCACGATGGCCTCCGGCATCGTCCAGGTCTTCGCCCAGGCCGGGTACGACGTGGTGTTCGTCGGCCGCAGCCAGGACAAGCTCGACGGGGTCATCGGCTACATCACCAAGAACCTCGACCGCGCCATCGCCAAGGGCAAGGGCACGGAGGGCGACAAGGACGCGCTGCTGGGCCGCCTCACCGGCGCGACCGAGCGCGAGGCACTGGGCGACGTCGACATCGTCGTCGAGGCGATCGCCGAGGACCTCGACATCAAGCTCGAGCTGTTCCGCGACCTCGACCGGATCGCCAAGCCGGGCGCGATCCTCGCGACCACCACCTCCTCGCTGCCGATCACCAAGCTGGGCGAGGCCACCGGCCGCCCGCAGGACGTCATCGGCATGCACTTCTTCAACCCGGCGCCGGTCATGAAGCTGGTCGAGATCATCACCACCCCGGCCACCTCCGCCGACGTCGACGAGACCGTCCGCGCGCTGACCGCCAACGTCGGCAAGGTCGGCGTCTCGGCCGGTGACCGCTCGGGCTTCATCGTCAACCTGTTGCTGTTCCCCTACCTCAACGACGCCATCAAGCTGGCCGAGGGCGGCGAGGAGCTGGCCACCGTCGATGCCGCGATCAAGGAGACCGCCGGCTTCCCGATGGGCCCGTTCGAGCTGCTCGACGTCGTCGGCAACGACGTGTCGCTGGCGATCCAGAGGGAGCTGTACGGCGAGTTCGGCGAGCCCGGCTTCGAGCCGGCCGCGACGCTGGTCGCCAAGGTCGAGGCCGGCGAGCTGGGCCGCAAGACCGGCAAGGGCTTCCACACGTACTGA
- a CDS encoding MFS transporter: MSGLAPAEARVGLVVALGGLVAVLDTTIVAVAFPVLLQTFDASVTDAQWIATGYTLALVATMPLAPAVAGRWGTRRTYVVALCGFAAASLWAAAAGGLGSLVAARVGQGLAGGLLTPLGLTLAFAAVAPERRARMTAYTGLPLLIGPVLGPVLGGLLLDTGSWRSLFLVTIPPALLCALGAARWVPAGLAGREPAPTDLVGACLLVPGVVAVAYAASAEGPGRPSGWWSSASGRCCSPASSGARSPGDGRCCGSACWPTRSSAATRRC, encoded by the coding sequence ATGAGCGGGCTGGCGCCCGCCGAGGCGCGGGTCGGGCTGGTCGTGGCCCTGGGCGGGCTGGTGGCGGTCCTCGACACGACGATCGTCGCGGTGGCGTTCCCGGTGCTGCTGCAGACTTTCGACGCCTCGGTCACCGACGCCCAGTGGATCGCGACCGGCTACACGCTCGCCCTGGTCGCCACCATGCCGCTCGCCCCGGCGGTCGCCGGACGGTGGGGCACCCGCCGGACGTACGTCGTCGCGCTGTGCGGGTTCGCCGCCGCCTCCCTGTGGGCCGCGGCCGCCGGTGGGCTCGGATCGCTGGTCGCGGCGCGGGTCGGCCAGGGCCTGGCCGGCGGCCTGCTGACGCCGCTCGGCCTGACCCTCGCGTTCGCGGCGGTGGCGCCCGAGCGCCGGGCGCGGATGACGGCGTACACGGGACTGCCGCTGCTGATCGGCCCGGTCCTCGGGCCGGTGCTGGGTGGCCTGCTGCTGGACACCGGCAGCTGGCGCTCGCTGTTCCTCGTCACGATCCCGCCCGCGCTGCTGTGCGCGCTCGGCGCCGCCCGGTGGGTGCCGGCGGGCCTCGCCGGGCGCGAGCCCGCGCCCACCGACCTCGTCGGTGCCTGTCTCCTGGTGCCGGGCGTGGTCGCGGTGGCGTACGCGGCGAGCGCCGAGGGGCCGGGCCGGCCGTCCGGCTGGTGGTCCTCGGCCTCGGGGCGCTGCTGCTCGCCTGCTTCGTCCGGCGCTCGCTCGCCCGGCGATGGCCGCTGCTGCGGGTCCGCCTGCTGGCCGACCCGGTCTTCGGCCGCAACGCGGCGGTGCTGA